The nucleotide window GACTTCACAAGAAGAGTCTTTACCGGAAATTTCTCCTCCTTCCCCAGAAGAAACCTTACCCGAATCTCTATCTACACCTACAGAAGATACAACAGCAGTTGAAGACCCCAAACTCTTAAAAGATATCTCTCCCTCGATAGAAGAATCCGAAACGGTTGAGGAACAAATTCCCCCCGAAAAATCTACCTTTGATGTCTTTTCTTCTGAAGAAAAATCAGCTATAACTGAGGAAAAAAATACTGAACAAATTTCCTCAGAAGCAGAAAAAATTATACCTAGGGAAGAAGACAAAACCTTAAACATTCCTTCTTCAATTCCTGAAGAACCAAGCCTTAAAACTTTACCAGAACCTCCCATAGAGGAGTTAAAAAATTTAGAATCAGAGGATTATTCTGGAGAAAAACCTGCGACTTCTAAGGAATCTAGCAAATATAAATGGTTAGAAAACTTACGAAGTCGTTTAAAGAGAGATTAAATTTCTCTAATCACCAGAAATATTATTAAAAAAATATTAAGTTTTCGATAGCCTCTCAAAAAACTTAAGTAATGTTGTAAGTAAGAACAAAGAAAAGTTTTATTGAATTGGAAACAATATTTTAAGTTTAAAAGAGGTTATCGTGAATAACATTTCTCGCACATTTGCTGGAGCAACAGCACTACTTTCTGTAGCAGTATTTTGTCCTAATCCTGCTAACGCTGAACCTACAGAACAATTAATCAGCCAACTGAGAGGCCATGATGAATATACTGGAGAAGCAGACTTTGAGGCTTCTAGATATAATATTGGCCGAGTTAGAGGAATAACAGGTAATATTTTATCGATCGAATTATTTGAGCCGGTAGTAATTGGCGATAGAGAAATTAAAAGCATTAATGTGACTGCTACTCAAACAGTAGCTAGACAGATGACATCAGGTCAAGTCTACAATGACATCGGCTATCCTTTACCTGGGGATGATGTTGGGCTTGTTTATGAAGATGATCAATGGCAAATTATTGGGCGCTATCATCCCTATTGGGTTACTCGTCTAGATCTAAAAGAAGTTCCTGTGGTTGAACGTTCTGCGTTTGAGTGGGATCCTCAACCTTTTGGACTTCCCCCTTTACAACCCAGTCCAGTGGTTATAGAGAGAGAACCTGCACCTGCACCCGCACCCGAACCTGTTCAAGGACTGTGGTAACACCAAATCTGAAAAATCAAGCTACAAATTACTTAGAAAAAGGTAAATGGGGAAGGAGGAAAGGGGAATAGGGAAACTCGTTGTAGGAAACCTTTGTCATGTGCCCCAATAACCCTAAAATCCGATAATTACTATTTATTTGTAGTCTGTTTTTAGCGAAATGGTATAAGGTAGGACAAAACTAAGACCAACCTTGTGACAAAACAAATCTTCATCGATAAATTTCGCTCAAAATTCATACCTGCGCCGATCCTGCTACTTTTTAAGTGGACTAGGGTCATTTTTTTGTAAGTTTTTCTCACAATATAGTTAAGCTGCGACGCATTTATAGGGCTTATTGGGAACATATTTATTTTAGAGCAAAAATTAGCTTTTTTTTGGAGAAAAGTCAAGATAATTTAACTTATGGTAATATTTGTCAATTTAACCGATTTTCCTAGGAATGATAGTGAAAAAGTTAAAAGAGTTGAATAATGATAACTGTTTAGTCACTTTAAACCTTGGTAAGGGGGTAGTGTGTTGAATTTATACCTAGGAAAATATAGGGGAGAATCGATTATGTTAGATTATTATCTAACGAATGCTCTCTTAAACTTAATAGAATAAGAAAATACTCAAGATGACATTGATGATTGGCGCATTTGTATCAGTATTAACGGGGAAACATTTCTCCTAGATAATTGGGAACGGATTTATTTTCAGGGATTTGAAGAAGGACAAAACTGGGTACAATTAAAATTTATTGATGAACAGGGCGATAAAGTTAGCAACCTCTATAACAATACTGTCTGCTTAATTTTATACACTCCTAACGGGCAAGACCGGTTATCTAAATTAGTTCAAGGTGAACTAACCCTGTCTCAAGCCAGAGGGATAATAAATCTAGATTATAACCTTGAAAACTCTCCTGTTGTTGGGTTGCCTTGAAAACCAAGCTCAACAGAAGAAGAAATTTCTGCTACCCAAACAGAAGCTTTACCAAAAAAATTCTCTTTAAAAACCAAGAAACTTTACCTTGATTACCGTTAACAGAAAAAGATTATTTCCACAAACTTTCTCTTTCTTCTCCAGAAGAAAGCTTGTTTGAAGCCCTATTTACATCGACAAAAAATTCAAGATAATTTTTTTAAAAAACCTTGATAAAATATCTTTGTTTTGAGGCAAAAACCTGAAACAGGCGACGCAAACAAAAAATCAGTATGAACTTCAATTTTTGATATATTTTATACTGAATAAAACTATATCGTGACTGAGAAAAAAAAATTAGAAACCCTCCTTAGAAGCAGAAGAAATTATACTTATAGAGAGGATAAACTCTCGATCATTTTTCCTTCAGTTTATGAAGAGCAAAGTTTAAAATCTTTACCAAAAACAATAATCAAGGAATCCGAAACTTTAAATTTTGAGGAGTTTTCGGGGAAAACCCCACTCACTCTAGCCAATCTCCCCTATCTAAATGGTGAGAAAAGTTACGAAGTCGTTTAAAGAGAGATTAAAATTCTCTAAACAACAGAAACATTATTAAAAAAATATTTAGTTTTCGATAGCCTCTCAAAAAACTTAAGTAATCTTGTAGGTAAGAACAAAGAAAACTTCTTAAGATTGGAAACAATATTAAAGTTTAAGTGAGGTTATCGTGAATAACATTTCTCGTACATTTGCTGGAGCAGCAGCATTACTCTCTCTAGCTGTATTTTGTCCTAATCCTGCTAATGCTGAACCCACAGAACAACTAATCAGCCAACTCAGAGGTCATGAAACTTATCAAGGGGCTGGAGATATCGCCGCTTCTGATATTTATATTGGCCGAGTTAGAGGGATAAGTGGGGATGTAATTTCCATTGAATTAATTGACCCAATAGTTGTTGAGGGCAAAGAATATAGAACCATCAATACTAAAGCGACTGGCACTGTAGCCAGACGAGTTTTAGCTAAGAGTGATTACAATAACAACTCAATAGGTTATCCTATCCCAGGAGATGATGTTGGTGTTGCTTACCAAGATGGACAGTGGGTAATTGTTGGCCGCTATCAACCTTACTGGGTTACTCGTCTAGATCTTAAAGAAGTTCCTGTTGTTGAGCGTTCTGCGTTTGAGTGGGATCCCAAACCTTTTGGACTTCCCCCCTTACAACAGCGCACAGTAGTTATAGAAAGAGAACCTGCTGCTGCACCGGTAAGAGGAATGTGGTAAGGTACGACAAAACTAAGACCAACTTCGTTTCAGGTATTAATACATAAACTGTGTTGATCTTGGTAAAGATTCATACCTGCGCCGATCCTGCTACTTCTTAAGTAGATCAGGGTCATTTTTTTTTGTCTTGTGATAAGTACGAAAACTTATTCTCCGTAAATTCTAGGAGATTGAAAAATATATATTAGCTTTTAAAAGTCAATTCGTCAAGATTATTAAAATTTTTGTAATATTATCCGAATTTAGTCGGAATGGCTGTGGAGAAGTTAAAAGAAGTTTAATAATTGCAACTGTTTAGTCACTCTAACAACTCCAAAATACAGCCATGAATACAGCCAAGCAAAAATCCCCAGACAAAAACAAAGACTTAGAAAACTTTAAAACGGGTAAATTTTTAACTCCCTTTCAACGCAAGTTGCTCCAAAAAAGTTGCCAAAATCGGGAGTTATCCGAACCCTATCGGCAACGACTACAAATCATGTTACTCGCCGATGAAGGAAAAAGCCAAGCAGAAATTTGTCAACAGGTTGGATGCTGTCATGGAACAGCAAGACATTGGATTTTAATGGCTCGTACTGGACAAGCTCATCATTGGCAAGATCAACCGATTGGTCGTCCTAAAGCCGTTAATGACCAATATTTAGAACGCTTAAAAGAATTAGTTAATCAAAGTCCTAAAGACTGTGGATATTCTTTTAGTCGTTGGACAGCCGGATGGTTAAGTAAACATTTAGCTAAAGAATTTGAGATTGAAGTCAGCGATCGTCATATTAATAGATTACTTAAACAGATGGGATTATCCACTCGTCCTAAATCTCCTCAAACTCAGAACAATAATTCCTTAACTCATTCAGGAAAACGAATCTTAATTGACGACTTATCTTCTCATTCCAATCTTGACCCTCAACCTCTTTGGCATTTGCAAACTTTAACCTTTAACTAAAAATCATGGTACAGAATACTACTGACACTTTAATTTCTCATCAACAATTACAACAGACCCTCGGATATGCCATCAAAGCAGCAGACTATGCCAAATATCTCAAACAAATTAAAATTTTAGAGCCAAAAGTTGGGCGATTTTGGCAAACAGAAAACGCAGAAGCAGGAATATATATCATCCTTACCGGTAAAGTCCGGCTCATCAATAGCGAAGGAGACTTAATGACTACTTTAGAAGAAGGAGCTTCTTTTGGAGAATGCACCTTTTTCCCCGACGACAACTTTGCGCCTTATTCCGTGAGAGTTTCCGTTAAGACCGTATTAGCTTATTTGTCTCCTGAATTATTATTTCCCCTCATCAATAAATACCCTCAAATTCGAGACCATTTTTATCATCAAGCACAAAATTATCATAATTTATTACCCAAATCAGAGCTTTCCTCAGAACAATCGACCCCTCAAACCGCCGCCATCATTCCCGTTGCTTTTACCCCAGAAGCCCAAAAATCCCAAAAACCCATCAGTAAAGCTTACTTTCCCAATCCTACACAACGAGTCGGTCATTTACTGCAAAGAGTGATTCGACGGTATCCATTTTATGCCCAACAAAGCGGGTCTGATTGCGGTGCAGCTTGTTTAATTATGGTTGCTCGTTATTGGGGCAAAAAATTTAGTCTTAACCGTATTAGAGACATTGCCAATGTTGACCGGAATGGAGCATCATTAAGAGGACTTTCCGCCGCCGCAGAAAGTATCGGATTTTCCACTCGTCCGGTTAAAGCTAGTTTAGATCAACTCGCAAAACAACAACTCCCCGCGATCGTTCATTGGGAAGGAAAACACTACATTGTTGTTTATGAAATTAGTCGCAGAAAGGTTATTATTGCCGATCCAGCGATTGGGCAAAAAACCTTAACTCATCGAGAATTTAAAGCGAATTGGACAGGGTATACTCTTCTATTACAACCGACAACCCTGTTACAACGAGCGAAAGAACATACTAATTCTTTTTGGCAATTTTTTGACTTAATTAAACCGCATGGATTAGTTCTTTTTGAAGTTTTTATTGCTTCTTTATTTATTCAAATTTTTGGGTTAGTTACCCCTATTTTTACTCAATTAATTTTAGACCGAGTTGTCGTACAGCGATCGGAACTCACTTTAATGGCAGTGGGGTTAGGATTACTCATTTTTGGCTTATTTCGAGTGGCCATGATGGGATTAAGACAATACTTACTCGATCATACGGCTAATAAAGTTGACCTCGCTTTAATTGTTGGATTTATTCGTCATACTCTCCGCTTACCGTTAAGCTTTTTTGAATCCCGTTATGTCGGGGATATTCTCTCTAGAGTCCAAGAAAATAGAAAGATTCAACGGTTTTTAACGGGAGAAGCTTTATCGATACTTTTAGATTTATTAACGGTTTTTATTTATGTCGGGTTGATGTTTTGGTACAGTTGGAAACTCGCCATATTAGCCCTAGCTATTGTTCCTCCCTTTTTCCTCCTAGCGATTATTGCTACTCCCTTTTTAAAACGAATTTCTAGAGAAATTTTTGCCTCGATCGCTAATGAACAAAGTTATTTAATTGAAGCCTTAAGCGGCATTAGAACAGTCAAATCGACTTCGGTTGAACAGACCGTCCGTTGGCACTGGGAAGAGTTATTACATCAAGAAGTTAAAAGCAACTTTTCCGGTCAAGTCATTGGCAACCGCTTACAAATCTTTAGTAATACAATCGAAGCTTTAGCGACCACTGGCTTATTATGGTTTGGGGCTTGGTTAGTGATTCAAAATCAGCTAACCATTGGTCAATTAGTCGCCTTTAATATGTTGCTGAGTAACATTATTCGACCTTTCCAAAGATTAACGGTATTGTGGGAACAATTACAAGAAGTGGTTATTGCTGTAGAACGTTTAAATGATGTTTTAGATTACGAACCCGAAGAAGATTTACATCATCAAGCCCGTCAATCTTTACCGAGATTACAAGGAGAAATTGAATTTAATAATGTGACTTTTCGTTATCATCCCGAAAGCGATCTTAATATTCTTGAAAATCTCAGTTTTAAGATTAAACCCGGACAAATGGTTGCCTTAGTGGGGCGCAGTGGTTCAGGTAAAACGACGATTTCTAAATTGGTTTTAGGGTTATATATGCCCACTGATGGAAAAATATTAATTGATGGTCATGATATTACCAGTTTATCTTTACATTCTCTTAGAGGACAAATTGGAGTTGTCGATCAAGATACCTTTCTTTTTGGGGGTACAATTCGAGAAAATATCAGTTTAGGTCATCCTTCATCCAGTTTAGAAGAGATTATTAAAGCCGCTAAATTAGCAGGGGCTGACGATTTTATTAAAAGATTACCGATGGGTTATGAAACTCAAATTGGCGAAGGAGGAGGACTCTTATCCGGCGGACAACGGCAAAGAATTGCGATCGCTCGTGCTTTATTAGGAAATCCTCGCCTTTTAGTGATGGATGAAGCAACTTCTCACTTAGACTCAGAATCTGAGCGTATTATTCAAAATAACCTCAATTCTATTTTAAAAAATCGAACTACTTTAATTATTGCTCATCGGTTATCTACTGTTCGTAAAGCAGATTTAATTTTAGTTCTCGATCGAGGAGTTTTAATCGAAAGTGGGACTCATCAAGAATTAATGGCCAAACGAGGACACTATTATTATCTCAATCAACAACAATTAGATGTAACGCCATAATCCCAACTTCCAAAAGGATTTTTTTCTCTTTTTAATGTTTGCTCACCTAGCTCTTTATACCTAGATAAAACTATGCCTAATTCACTCAACGGACGCACAGAAGACTATTATAATCTTGAATCTGAAGTTATTCAATTTCCTGAAGTTCGCTCATCAGACAATGATTGGTCTTATTCAACTAAAGAATTACTAGATAGTTTACCTAAAGTTTGGACAAGAGGATTACTATACTTTTTAGTTATTTTTATTACTATCGCTTTACCTTGGGCGATGTTTTCAAAAATTGATGAGACGGGGAAAGCACAAGGTCAACTCGAACCGAAAGGTAAAACAATTCGATTAGATGCTCCTGTCTCAGGAACGGTTGCTACGATTAAAGTTAAAGAAGGAGAAAAGGTCAAAGTTGGACAAACTTTAGTCGAGTTAGAATCTGACTTGGTGAACGCGGATCTTCAATTACAAAAAAATAAATTAGAAGGACAAGAAAATCGGTTACATCAGTTAGATATTCTTAAAAATCAACTTCAGATCGTTCTTCAAACTCAAACCCAACAAAACCAAGCTCAAAAATTAGAAAAATTAGCTCAAGTTAATCAAGCTAAACAAGAGCTAGAAGTGCTGCAAAATACGTACCATTTACAACAACAAGAAAAATTAGCTCAAGTTAATCAAGCTAAACAAGATTTACAACATAGTCAAGTCGATAATCATCTCGCAGGAATTGGTTTAAAAACAGCCGAACACGAAGCGCAGCGTTACCGAGAAGCGGCTGAAGAAGGAATTGTTTCTCAAATTCAAATTGTTGAAAAGGAGGATGTTATCCAAGAAAGAACCAGAGTTTATGAGCAAACTAAATCAGACATTGAGCAAGCAAAACTCCGTTTATCTGAGCAACAAAGTATCTATGAACGAACAATC belongs to Gloeothece citriformis PCC 7424 and includes:
- a CDS encoding helix-turn-helix domain-containing protein, whose amino-acid sequence is MNTAKQKSPDKNKDLENFKTGKFLTPFQRKLLQKSCQNRELSEPYRQRLQIMLLADEGKSQAEICQQVGCCHGTARHWILMARTGQAHHWQDQPIGRPKAVNDQYLERLKELVNQSPKDCGYSFSRWTAGWLSKHLAKEFEIEVSDRHINRLLKQMGLSTRPKSPQTQNNNSLTHSGKRILIDDLSSHSNLDPQPLWHLQTLTFN
- a CDS encoding peptidase domain-containing ABC transporter, with protein sequence MVQNTTDTLISHQQLQQTLGYAIKAADYAKYLKQIKILEPKVGRFWQTENAEAGIYIILTGKVRLINSEGDLMTTLEEGASFGECTFFPDDNFAPYSVRVSVKTVLAYLSPELLFPLINKYPQIRDHFYHQAQNYHNLLPKSELSSEQSTPQTAAIIPVAFTPEAQKSQKPISKAYFPNPTQRVGHLLQRVIRRYPFYAQQSGSDCGAACLIMVARYWGKKFSLNRIRDIANVDRNGASLRGLSAAAESIGFSTRPVKASLDQLAKQQLPAIVHWEGKHYIVVYEISRRKVIIADPAIGQKTLTHREFKANWTGYTLLLQPTTLLQRAKEHTNSFWQFFDLIKPHGLVLFEVFIASLFIQIFGLVTPIFTQLILDRVVVQRSELTLMAVGLGLLIFGLFRVAMMGLRQYLLDHTANKVDLALIVGFIRHTLRLPLSFFESRYVGDILSRVQENRKIQRFLTGEALSILLDLLTVFIYVGLMFWYSWKLAILALAIVPPFFLLAIIATPFLKRISREIFASIANEQSYLIEALSGIRTVKSTSVEQTVRWHWEELLHQEVKSNFSGQVIGNRLQIFSNTIEALATTGLLWFGAWLVIQNQLTIGQLVAFNMLLSNIIRPFQRLTVLWEQLQEVVIAVERLNDVLDYEPEEDLHHQARQSLPRLQGEIEFNNVTFRYHPESDLNILENLSFKIKPGQMVALVGRSGSGKTTISKLVLGLYMPTDGKILIDGHDITSLSLHSLRGQIGVVDQDTFLFGGTIRENISLGHPSSSLEEIIKAAKLAGADDFIKRLPMGYETQIGEGGGLLSGGQRQRIAIARALLGNPRLLVMDEATSHLDSESERIIQNNLNSILKNRTTLIIAHRLSTVRKADLILVLDRGVLIESGTHQELMAKRGHYYYLNQQQLDVTP
- a CDS encoding HlyD family efflux transporter periplasmic adaptor subunit; protein product: MPNSLNGRTEDYYNLESEVIQFPEVRSSDNDWSYSTKELLDSLPKVWTRGLLYFLVIFITIALPWAMFSKIDETGKAQGQLEPKGKTIRLDAPVSGTVATIKVKEGEKVKVGQTLVELESDLVNADLQLQKNKLEGQENRLHQLDILKNQLQIVLQTQTQQNQAQKLEKLAQVNQAKQELEVLQNTYHLQQQEKLAQVNQAKQDLQHSQVDNHLAGIGLKTAEHEAQRYREAAEEGIVSQIQIVEKEDVIQERTRVYEQTKSDIEQAKLRLSEQQSIYERTIKQTKSDIEKSKLRLKEQENSYNSLIQSGEIAILKVKEQLKNVETDVTSLKSEIKQTKSQIQSLEFQLSQRVIKSPVEGTIFDLAVEREKSVLQSGNKIIEIAPQGTKLVLRAEMATQESGFLEKGMLVKMKFDAYPFQDYGIIEGKLSQVSPTTKKIETSDGETSAYELEIELDQTCIPSSKECIPLRPGDTATAEVVVRQRRLIDFILDPFKKLNSGGLEL